From one Silurus meridionalis isolate SWU-2019-XX chromosome 23, ASM1480568v1, whole genome shotgun sequence genomic stretch:
- the plpp6 gene encoding phospholipid phosphatase 6 has protein sequence MPSPKPVRASSGRSSSVSGSGGGSGGRYEFMSLTRTPPLSPSAPPLLLQRQGSDPTTARLRASESPSRRRRGSASSNASTSSTGGAPHSAEEDCMHLNPSIGSVALSSLLAVDLWLSKRLGVCACEEASWGSVRPLMKLVEVSGHGIPWLLGAAYCMYKSDSAAGQEVMLNLLMALVLDLVLVGIVKAVVRRRRPAHNRMDMFATFSVDRYSFPSGHATRAAMCARFLLAHLVLAAPLRVLVMLWAGFVGLSRVLLGRHNVTDVAFGFFMGYCQYNLVEALWLSPAMLQNLMTPLI, from the exons ATGCCGTCCCCGAAACCGGTGCGAGCCAGCAGCGGGCGCAGCAGCAGTGTTTCCGGATCCGGCGGCGGAAGCGGCGGTCGCTACGAGTTCATGTCGCTTACTCGGACGCCCCCGCTTTCGCCTTCCGCTCCTCCGCTCCTGCTCCAGAGGCAGGGCTCGGACCCTACCACGGCTCGCCTGCGTGCCTCCGAGAGCCCCAGCCGCCGGCGCAGGGGCTCCGCGTCCTCCAACGCGTCCACGTCGTCGACCGGCGGCGCGCCGCATTCGGCAGAGGAGGACTGCATGCACCTGAACCCGTCGATCGGCAGCGTGGCGCTCAGCTCCCTGCTCGCGGTGGACCTGTGGCTCTCCAAGCGCCTCggcgtgtgcgcgtgtgaggAGGCGTCGTGGGGAAGCGTGCGACCCCTCATGAAGCTTGTGGAGGTCTCCGGACACGGCATTCCGTGGCTCCTCGGCGCCGCGTACTGCATGTACAAGAGCGACAGTGCCGCGGGCCAGGAGGTCATGCTGAACCTGCTCATGG CTCTGGTGTTGGACCTTGTGCTAGTGGGGATAGTTAAAGCCGTGGTGCGTCGCCGGCGTCCTGCTCATAACCGCATGGACATGTTTGCGACGTTCTCCGTTGACCGCTACTCCTTCCCATCGGGCCACGCGACTCGGGCTGCTATGTGCGCCCGCTTCCTGCTGGCCCACCTGGTTCTCGCTGCTCCACTGCGCGTGCTCGTCATGCTCTGGGCGGGCTTCGTTGGTCTCTCCCGGGTCCTTCTCGGGCGGCACAACGTCACAGATGTGGCCTTCGGCTTTTTCATGGGCTACTGCCAGTACAACCTGGTGGAGGCGCTATGGTTGTCACCGGCTATGTTGCAAAACCTGATGACTCCGCTGATCTGA
- the LOC124377126 gene encoding flavin-containing monooxygenase 5-like, whose product MAGRVAVIGAGCSGLTCIKCCLDEGLEPVCFESCDDIGGLWRFKETPEAERSSMYRSLVVNTSKEMMCFSDFPIPAHYPNYMHHSKLMNYLRLYAEHFDLLKYIHFQTTVLSVRQRHDFSHTGQWEVVIENRDGHKETQVFDGVLVCSGIFTHPVTPLSAFPGIDTFPGKCCHSWEYKDPNSFRGKRVVVIGNGNSAGDIAVEISRVAESTFLSMREGAWVVSRLSTGGLPLDMNISTRLNYLLLRVLPNSLLNWALERLYNQKYNHRLYGLQPRHRILNRVPIINDDLPGRILQGAVQLKPNVQEFQGSTVVFDNETIEDGIDAVVFCTGYKPSFPFLLHSKNINPEKEMSLYKRVFPLYLEQPTLAFIGFLTATGPLMPIMEMQARWATRVFRGLNHLPPVSVMKKVIEKTWKANLKRFSCAKTSALIVDFITYLDSVAQEIGVRPNLLWLLLSDPGLGFRILFGPCTSYQFRLCGPGKWAGARQAILSQWERVAEPFKTRPVPEHKSCGFHYWLILAGGMMLTFALVELQKRNKPFFSI is encoded by the exons ATGGCTGGGCGTGTTGCTGTGATCGGAGCCGGGTGCTCTGGACTGACTTGTATAAAGTGTTGTTTGGATGAAGGTCTGGAACCAGTGTGCTTTGAGAGCTGCGATGACATTGGAGGACTCTGGAGGTTTAAG GAGACACCAGAGGCTGAACGCTCCAGCATGTACCGCTCACTGGTTGTAAATACCTCAAAAGAGATGATGTGCTTTAGTGATTTTCCCATTCCAGCACATTACCCAAACTACATGCACCACTCCAAGCTGATGAACTACTTACGGCTGTATGCTGAGCACTTTGATCTGCTCAAGTACATTCACTTCCAG ACAACGGTGCTCAGTGTGAGACAGAGGCATGACTTCTCTCACACAGGTCAGTGGGAGGTGGTGATTGAGAACAGAGATGGACACAAAGAAACACAGGTGTTTGATGGGGTGCTTGTATGTTCGGGAATCTTCACACACCCTGTTACACCCCTCTCAGCGTTTCCTG GAATAGATACATTCCCAGGGAAGTGCTGCCATAGTTGGGAATATAAGGATCCAAATTCATTCCGGGGGAAGAGGGTGGTGGTTATTGGCAATGGCAACTCTGCTGGAGATATTGCTGTGGAGATCAGCAGAGTGGCAGAAAGT ACTTTTCTGAGCATGCGTGAAGGAGCATGGGTTGTAAGCCGTTTGTCAACCGGTGGTCTGCCTTTAGACATGAACATTTCGACACGTCTAAACTACCTTCTATTGCGAGTGCTTCCTAATTCTCTGCTCAACTGGGCACTGGAGAGATTGTACAATCAGAAATATAACCACAGATTGTACGGACTGCAGCCAAGACACAG GATACTCAACCGAGTACCCATTATTAATGACGACCTACCAGGACGCATCCTTCAGGGGGCAGTGCAGCTAAAACCAAACGTGCAAGAGTTCCAAGGCTCGACTGTGGTATTTGATAACGAGACGATCGAAGATGGGATCGATGCAGTTGTCTTCTGTACAGGATACAAGCCAAGCTTCCCGTTTTTACTGCATTCAAAGAACATCAATCCTGAAAAAGAAATGAGCCTTTACAAAAGAGTCTTCCCTCTGTACCTTGAGCAGCCCACACTGGCCTTCATAGGGTTTCTCACTGCCACAGGACCTTTAATGCCCATAATGGAAATGCAGGCACGATGGGCCACTCGAGTCTTTAGAG GTTTAAaccatcttcctcctgtatCAGTAATGAAAAAGGTCATTGAGAAAACCTGGAAAGCAAATCTGAAAAG attctCTTGTGCAAAGACATCTGctttgatagtggactttatcACTTACTTGGATTCCGTTGCACAGGAAATCGGTGTGCGTCCCAACCTTTTGTGGCTGCTCTTGTCCGATCCTGGTTTGGGTTTCAGGATTCTGTTCGGTCCCTGCACTTCGTACCAGTTTCGGCTGTGTGGACCAGGAAAATGGGCAGGGGCTCGACAGGCCATTCTCAGCCAATGGGAGCGTGTAGCCGAGCCATTTAAGACACGTCCCGTTCCAGAGCACAAATCTTGTGGATTTCACTACTGGCTGATTCTGGCAGGAGGAATGATGCTGACTTTTGCTCTCGTTGAACTGCAGAAGAGAAATAAACCTTTCTTTAGTATCTGA
- the LOC124377270 gene encoding flavin-containing monooxygenase 5-like, whose product MARRVAVIGGGSSGLTCIKCCLDEGLEPVCFESSDDIGGLWRFKENPESDRASIYHSVIINTSKEMMCFSDFPIPSHFPNYMHNSYIMDYFRMYADHFQLKRYVRLQTKVLNVRPRSDFAQSGQWDIETEDKDGKREKHVFDAVLVCTGHHCHPHLPLKDFPGIDTFKGKYFHSRDYKTPDEWRSKRVVVIGIGNSGGDIAVELSRVTKQVFLSTRRGSWILNRVGNNGIPGDMVFNRAFRMAQSVLPFGFLCNLGEKKLNNRFNHALYGLRPKHRLLSQHPMLNDELPNRLISGTIKVKPNVCEFRGSSVIFEDGTIEDEIDLVVFATGYTFSYPFLQSHVISVTENKTRLYKYVFPPGLEKPTLAIIGLVQPLGAIMPISEMQARWATRVFKGVTKLPSKSSMLKDIKKKEDSMAKRYVSSQRHTIQVDYLPYMDELATQVGVGPKLLRLFLTDPGLGWRVLFGPSTPYQFRLHGPGQWAGARQAIFTQWDRVAQPFQTRSVPEQESHHSYLPFLMSVSAAALLSTVYFTNANLSRFLPDMSSFLERIKSHLPLPMLKQ is encoded by the exons ATGGCTCGGAGGGTTGCTGTGATTGGAGGCGGTAGCTCTGGACTGACCTGCATTAAGTGTTGCTTGGATGAAGGTCTGGAACCTGTGTGCTTCGAAAGCAGTGATGACATTGGAGGACTCTGGAGGTTTAAG GAGAATCCTGAGTCAGACAGGGCCAGCATCTATCATTCGGTGATCATCAACACCTCAAAGGAGATGATGTGTTTCAGCGATTTCCCCATTCCATCCCACTTTCCGAACTACATGCATAATTCTTATATTATGGACTACTTTCGCATGTATGCTGACCACTTCCAGCTCAAACGCTACGTCCGCTTGCAG acaaAAGTTCTTAATGTCAGGCCAAGATCAGATTTTGCTCAGTCAGGTCAGTGGGACATTGAGACAGAGGACAAGGAtgggaagagagagaaacatgtgTTTGATGCTGTGCTTGTCTGCACCGGACACCACTGTCACCCTCATCTTCCTCTGAAAGACTTCCCAG GGATAGACACATTCAAGGGGAAGTACTTCCACAGTCGTGACTACAAGACTCCAGACGAATGGCGGAGCAAGAGAGTGGTCGTGATCGGAATCGGTAATTCCGGAGGCGACATTGCTGTGGAGCTCAGCAGGGTGACCAAACAG GTTTTCCTGAGCACTAGGAGAGGCTCTTGGATCCTGAATCGTGTAGGAAACAATGGTATTCCAGGTGATATGGTGTTTAACAGGGCATTTCGAATGGCCCAGTCTGTTCTGCCCTTTGGGTTCTTATGCAACCTGGGAGAAAAGAAGCTCAATAACAGGTTTAACCATGCATTGTATGGACTGAGGCCAAAACACAG ATTGTTAAGCCAGCACCCTATGCTCAATGATGAACTGCCAAATCGGCTCATTTCTGGCACCATCAAGGTGAAACCGAACGTGTGCGAATTCCGCGGCTCCAGTGTCATCTTTGAGGATGGCACTATCGAAGACGAGATCGATTTGGTGGTGTTTGCCACAGGCTACACATTCTCTTACCCTTTCCTGCAAAGCCACGTGATCTCTGTCACAGAGAACAAGACGCGCCTGTATAAATACGTGTTTCCTCCAGGACTGGAGAAACCTACACTGGCTATCATTGGTCTCGTCCAACCTCTGGGAGCCATCATGCCCATCTCGGAGATGCAGGCTCGCTGGGCCACACGTGTCTTCAAAG GGGTTACTAAGCTTCCTTCAAAGAGCAGCATGctgaaagacataaaaaaaaaggaggactCCATGGCTAAGCG ATACGTAAGCTCGCAGAGACATACCATCCAGGTAGATTACCTTCCTTACATGGATGAGCTGGCTACGCAAGTGGGTGTGGGTCCCAAACTCCTACGGCTGTTCCTGACTGATCCTGGTTTGGGATGGAGGGTTCTGTTTGGCCCCAGCACCCCGTACCAGTTTCGGCTGCATGGGCCGGGTCAGTGGGCTGGGGCTCGCCAGGCCATTTTTACCCAGTGGGATCGTGTAGCGCAGCCATTTCAAACACGCAGTGTCCCAGAGCAGGAATCCCATCACTCCTATCTCCCTTTCCTCATGTCTGTGTCTGCCGCTG